Proteins from a single region of Halichoerus grypus chromosome 13, mHalGry1.hap1.1, whole genome shotgun sequence:
- the MBD1 gene encoding methyl-CpG-binding domain protein 1 isoform X24: protein MAEDWLDCPALGPGWKRREVFRKSGATCGRSDTYYQSPTGDRIRSKVELTRYLGPACDLTLFDFKQGILCYPAPKPQSLAVPSRKRKKPSRPAKTRKRQVGPQKGEVRKEAPRDETKADADTAPASLPAPGCCENCGISFSGDGTRRQRLKTLCKDCRAQRIAFNREQRMFKRVGCGECAACRVTEDCGACSTCLLQLPHDVASGLFCKCEQRRCLRIVERSRGCGVCRGCQTREDCGRCRVCLRPPRPGLRRQWRCVQRRCLRHLAHRLRRHHQRCQRRPPLAVAPPAGKRSRRRGGCDSKMAARRRPPRAQPLPPVPPSQPPESPELHPRALAPSPPAEFIYYCVDEDELQPYTNRRQNRKCGACAACLRRMDCGHCDFCCDKPKFGGSNQKRQKCRWRQCLQFAMKRLLPSVWAGSEDGAGPPPPYSRRKRPGSTRRPRLGQILKTSLTTPTARSGRAQTPMKQETGSGFVLPPPGTDLVFLREGASSPVQVPGPAAASTEALLQEAQCPGLSWVVALPQVKQEKADAQEDWTPGTAILTSPVLLSGCPSKVGAVDPGLPPVKQEPLDPEEDKEEESKDDSASDSAPEEEAGGAGTPVITEIFSLGGTRLRDTAVWLPSLQGRQSGREDGCKVWETEDTLARTSKSWNRRGWPRTHVGVSAPPTSMMWVSCRRSWCPSSQS from the exons ATGGCTGAGGACTGGCTGGACTGCCCAGCCTTGGGCCCTGGCTGGAAGCGCCGTGAGGTCTTTCGAAAGTCAGGTGCCACCTGTGGACGCTCAGACACCTATTACCAGAG CCCCACAGGAGACAGGATCCGAAGCAAAGTTGAGCTGACCCGATACCTGGGCCCTGCGTGCGACCTCACCCTCTTCGACTTCAAACAAGGCATTCTGTGTTATCCAGCCCCCAAG CCCCAGTCCTTAGCTGTCCCTAGCAGGAAGCGGAAGAAGCCTTCACGACCAGCCAAGACTCGGAAACGTCAGGTTGGACCCCAGAAGGGTGAGGTCAGGAAGGAGGCCCCAAGAGATGAGACCAAGGCTGATGCCGACACAGCCCCAGCTTCACTCCCTGCTCCTGG GTGCTGTGAGAACTGTGGAATCAGCTTCTCAGGAGATGGTACCCGAAGACAGCGGCTCAAGACATTATGCAAGGACTGCCGAG cACAGAGAATTGCTTTCAACCGGGAGCAAAGGATGTTTAAG CGTGTGGGCTGCGGGGAGTGCGCGGCCTGCCGGGTAACCGAGGACTGCGGGGCCTGCTCCACCTGCCTTCTGCAGTTGCCCCATGATGTGGCCTCGGGGCTGTTCTGCAAGTGTGAGCAGAGACGGTGCCTCCGGATTGTGGAAAGG AGCCGAGGGTGTGGAGTGTGCCGGGGCTGTCAGACCCGAGAGGACTGTGGCCGTTGTCGAGTCTGCCTTCGCCCTCCCCGCCCTGGTCTCAGGCGCCAGTGGAGGTGTGTCCAGCGGCGCTGCTTACGG CACCTTGCCCACCGTCTCCGTCGCCACCATCAGCGATGTCAACGACGCCCTCCCCTagctgtggctccccctgct GGTAAACGTAGCCGCCGCAGAGGAGGCTGTGACTCCAAGATGGCTGCTCGGCGGCGCCCCCCGCGAGCCCAGCCACTGCCTCCAGTTCCCCCATCACAGCCTCCAGAGTCCCCAGAGCTG CACCCCAGAGCCCTGGCCCCCTCGCCACCTGCCGAGTTCATCTATTACTGTGTAGACGAGGACGAGCTA CAGCCTTACACGAATCGTCGGCAGAACCGCAAGTGTGGGGCCTGTGCAGCCTGCCTACGCCGGATGGACTGTGGCCACTGCGACTTCTGCTGTGACAAGCCCAAATTTGGGGGCAGCAACCAGAAGCGTCAGAAGTGTCGTTGGCGCCAATGCCTGCAGTTTGCCATg AAGCGTCTGCTGCCTAGTGTCTGGGCAGGATCTGAGGATGGGGCAGGGCCGCCCCCACCTTACTCTCGTCGAAAGAGACCTGGCTCTACTCGACGGCCCCGTCTGGGGCAGATACTGAAGACCTCCTTGACCACACCCACAGCCCGATCAGGCCGTGCCCAGACTCCAATGAAACAGGAAACAGGCAGTGGCTTTGTGCTACCCCCACCTGGCACCGACCTTGTGTTCTTACGGGAAGGTGCAAGCAGTCCTGTGCAGGTGCCTGGCCCTGCTGCAGCTTCCACAGAAGCCCTGTTGCAG GAGGCCCAGTGCCCTGGCCTGAGTTGGGTTGTGGCCTTACCCCAGGTGAAGCAAGAGAAGGCGGATGCCCAGGAAGACTGGACACCGGGCACAGCCATCCTGACTTCTCCTGTATTGCTGTCTGGCTGCCCCAGCAAGGTGGGG GCAGTAGACCCAGGCCTGCCACCTGTGAAACAAGAGCCACTGGACCCTGAGGAGGACAAGGAGGAAGAGAGCAAGGATGACTCCGCCTCCGACTCGGCaccagaggaggaggcaggaggggctggcaCACCCGTG ATCACCGAGATTTTCAGCCTGGGTGGAACCCGCCTCCGGGACACAGCAGTCTGGTTGCCAAG TCTGCAGGGCAGGCAATCGGGAAGGGAAGATGGATGTAAAGTGTGGGAGACGGAGGACACTTTGGCGCGCACGAGCAAGAGCTGGAACCGGCGAGGATGGCCTAGAACCCATGTCGGTGTCTCAGCACCTCCAACTTCGATGATGTGGGTGTCCTGCAGAAGAAGCTGGTGCCCTTCATCACAGAGTTAA
- the MBD1 gene encoding methyl-CpG-binding domain protein 1 isoform X22 — MAEDWLDCPALGPGWKRREVFRKSGATCGRSDTYYQSPTGDRIRSKVELTRYLGPACDLTLFDFKQGILCYPAPKPQSLAVPSRKRKKPSRPAKTRKRQVGPQKGEVRKEAPRDETKADADTAPASLPAPGCCENCGISFSGDGTRRQRLKTLCKDCRAQRIAFNREQRMFKRVGCGECAACRVTEDCGACSTCLLQLPHDVASGLFCKCEQRRCLRIVERSRGCGVCRGCQTREDCGRCRVCLRPPRPGLRRQWRCVQRRCLRHLAHRLRRHHQRCQRRPPLAVAPPAGKRSRRRGGCDSKMAARRRPPRAQPLPPVPPSQPPESPELHPRALAPSPPAEFIYYCVDEDELQPYTNRRQNRKCGACAACLRRMDCGHCDFCCDKPKFGGSNQKRQKCRWRQCLQFAMKRLLPSVWAGSEDGAGPPPPYSRRKRPGSTRRPRLGQILKTSLTTPTARSGRAQTPMKQETGSGFVLPPPGTDLVFLREGASSPVQVPGPAAASTEALLQEAQCPGLSWVVALPQVKQEKADAQEDWTPGTAILTSPVLLSGCPSKVGAVDPGLPPVKQEPLDPEEDKEEESKDDSASDSAPEEEAGGAGTPVITEIFSLGGTRLRDTAVWLPRSKDLKKPGARKQ, encoded by the exons ATGGCTGAGGACTGGCTGGACTGCCCAGCCTTGGGCCCTGGCTGGAAGCGCCGTGAGGTCTTTCGAAAGTCAGGTGCCACCTGTGGACGCTCAGACACCTATTACCAGAG CCCCACAGGAGACAGGATCCGAAGCAAAGTTGAGCTGACCCGATACCTGGGCCCTGCGTGCGACCTCACCCTCTTCGACTTCAAACAAGGCATTCTGTGTTATCCAGCCCCCAAG CCCCAGTCCTTAGCTGTCCCTAGCAGGAAGCGGAAGAAGCCTTCACGACCAGCCAAGACTCGGAAACGTCAGGTTGGACCCCAGAAGGGTGAGGTCAGGAAGGAGGCCCCAAGAGATGAGACCAAGGCTGATGCCGACACAGCCCCAGCTTCACTCCCTGCTCCTGG GTGCTGTGAGAACTGTGGAATCAGCTTCTCAGGAGATGGTACCCGAAGACAGCGGCTCAAGACATTATGCAAGGACTGCCGAG cACAGAGAATTGCTTTCAACCGGGAGCAAAGGATGTTTAAG CGTGTGGGCTGCGGGGAGTGCGCGGCCTGCCGGGTAACCGAGGACTGCGGGGCCTGCTCCACCTGCCTTCTGCAGTTGCCCCATGATGTGGCCTCGGGGCTGTTCTGCAAGTGTGAGCAGAGACGGTGCCTCCGGATTGTGGAAAGG AGCCGAGGGTGTGGAGTGTGCCGGGGCTGTCAGACCCGAGAGGACTGTGGCCGTTGTCGAGTCTGCCTTCGCCCTCCCCGCCCTGGTCTCAGGCGCCAGTGGAGGTGTGTCCAGCGGCGCTGCTTACGG CACCTTGCCCACCGTCTCCGTCGCCACCATCAGCGATGTCAACGACGCCCTCCCCTagctgtggctccccctgct GGTAAACGTAGCCGCCGCAGAGGAGGCTGTGACTCCAAGATGGCTGCTCGGCGGCGCCCCCCGCGAGCCCAGCCACTGCCTCCAGTTCCCCCATCACAGCCTCCAGAGTCCCCAGAGCTG CACCCCAGAGCCCTGGCCCCCTCGCCACCTGCCGAGTTCATCTATTACTGTGTAGACGAGGACGAGCTA CAGCCTTACACGAATCGTCGGCAGAACCGCAAGTGTGGGGCCTGTGCAGCCTGCCTACGCCGGATGGACTGTGGCCACTGCGACTTCTGCTGTGACAAGCCCAAATTTGGGGGCAGCAACCAGAAGCGTCAGAAGTGTCGTTGGCGCCAATGCCTGCAGTTTGCCATg AAGCGTCTGCTGCCTAGTGTCTGGGCAGGATCTGAGGATGGGGCAGGGCCGCCCCCACCTTACTCTCGTCGAAAGAGACCTGGCTCTACTCGACGGCCCCGTCTGGGGCAGATACTGAAGACCTCCTTGACCACACCCACAGCCCGATCAGGCCGTGCCCAGACTCCAATGAAACAGGAAACAGGCAGTGGCTTTGTGCTACCCCCACCTGGCACCGACCTTGTGTTCTTACGGGAAGGTGCAAGCAGTCCTGTGCAGGTGCCTGGCCCTGCTGCAGCTTCCACAGAAGCCCTGTTGCAG GAGGCCCAGTGCCCTGGCCTGAGTTGGGTTGTGGCCTTACCCCAGGTGAAGCAAGAGAAGGCGGATGCCCAGGAAGACTGGACACCGGGCACAGCCATCCTGACTTCTCCTGTATTGCTGTCTGGCTGCCCCAGCAAGGTGGGG GCAGTAGACCCAGGCCTGCCACCTGTGAAACAAGAGCCACTGGACCCTGAGGAGGACAAGGAGGAAGAGAGCAAGGATGACTCCGCCTCCGACTCGGCaccagaggaggaggcaggaggggctggcaCACCCGTG ATCACCGAGATTTTCAGCCTGGGTGGAACCCGCCTCCGGGACACAGCAGTCTGGTTGCCAAG GTCCAAGGACCTTAAAAAACCTGGAGCTAGAAAGCAGTAG
- the MBD1 gene encoding methyl-CpG-binding domain protein 1 isoform X1 has translation MAEDWLDCPALGPGWKRREVFRKSGATCGRSDTYYQSPTGDRIRSKVELTRYLGPACDLTLFDFKQGILCYPAPKPQSLAVPSRKRKKPSRPAKTRKRQVGPQKGEVRKEAPRDETKADADTAPASLPAPGCCENCGISFSGDGTRRQRLKTLCKDCRAQRIAFNREQRMFKRVGCGECAACRVTEDCGACSTCLLQLPHDVASGLFCKCEQRRCLRIVERSRGCGVCRGCQTREDCGRCRVCLRPPRPGLRRQWRCVQRRCLRHLAHRLRRHHQRCQRRPPLAVAPPAGKRSRRRGGCDSKMAARRRPPRAQPLPPVPPSQPPESPELHPRALAPSPPAEFIYYCVDEDELPYTNRRQNRKCGACAACLRRMDCGHCDFCCDKPKFGGSNQKRQKCRWRQCLQFAMKRLLPSVWAGSEDGAGPPPPYSRRKRPGSTRRPRLGQILKTSLTTPTARSGRAQTPMKQETGSGFVLPPPGTDLVFLREGASSPVQVPGPAAASTEALLQEAQCPGLSWVVALPQVKQEKADAQEDWTPGTAILTSPVLLSGCPSKVGAVDPGLPPVKQEPLDPEEDKEEESKDDSASDSAPEEEAGGAGTPVITEIFSLGGTRLRDTAVWLPSLQGRQSGREDGCKVWETEDTLARTSKSWNRRGWPRTHVGVSAPPTSMMWVSCRRSWCPSSQS, from the exons ATGGCTGAGGACTGGCTGGACTGCCCAGCCTTGGGCCCTGGCTGGAAGCGCCGTGAGGTCTTTCGAAAGTCAGGTGCCACCTGTGGACGCTCAGACACCTATTACCAGAG CCCCACAGGAGACAGGATCCGAAGCAAAGTTGAGCTGACCCGATACCTGGGCCCTGCGTGCGACCTCACCCTCTTCGACTTCAAACAAGGCATTCTGTGTTATCCAGCCCCCAAG CCCCAGTCCTTAGCTGTCCCTAGCAGGAAGCGGAAGAAGCCTTCACGACCAGCCAAGACTCGGAAACGTCAGGTTGGACCCCAGAAGGGTGAGGTCAGGAAGGAGGCCCCAAGAGATGAGACCAAGGCTGATGCCGACACAGCCCCAGCTTCACTCCCTGCTCCTGG GTGCTGTGAGAACTGTGGAATCAGCTTCTCAGGAGATGGTACCCGAAGACAGCGGCTCAAGACATTATGCAAGGACTGCCGAG cACAGAGAATTGCTTTCAACCGGGAGCAAAGGATGTTTAAG CGTGTGGGCTGCGGGGAGTGCGCGGCCTGCCGGGTAACCGAGGACTGCGGGGCCTGCTCCACCTGCCTTCTGCAGTTGCCCCATGATGTGGCCTCGGGGCTGTTCTGCAAGTGTGAGCAGAGACGGTGCCTCCGGATTGTGGAAAGG AGCCGAGGGTGTGGAGTGTGCCGGGGCTGTCAGACCCGAGAGGACTGTGGCCGTTGTCGAGTCTGCCTTCGCCCTCCCCGCCCTGGTCTCAGGCGCCAGTGGAGGTGTGTCCAGCGGCGCTGCTTACGG CACCTTGCCCACCGTCTCCGTCGCCACCATCAGCGATGTCAACGACGCCCTCCCCTagctgtggctccccctgct GGTAAACGTAGCCGCCGCAGAGGAGGCTGTGACTCCAAGATGGCTGCTCGGCGGCGCCCCCCGCGAGCCCAGCCACTGCCTCCAGTTCCCCCATCACAGCCTCCAGAGTCCCCAGAGCTG CACCCCAGAGCCCTGGCCCCCTCGCCACCTGCCGAGTTCATCTATTACTGTGTAGACGAGGACGAGCTA CCTTACACGAATCGTCGGCAGAACCGCAAGTGTGGGGCCTGTGCAGCCTGCCTACGCCGGATGGACTGTGGCCACTGCGACTTCTGCTGTGACAAGCCCAAATTTGGGGGCAGCAACCAGAAGCGTCAGAAGTGTCGTTGGCGCCAATGCCTGCAGTTTGCCATg AAGCGTCTGCTGCCTAGTGTCTGGGCAGGATCTGAGGATGGGGCAGGGCCGCCCCCACCTTACTCTCGTCGAAAGAGACCTGGCTCTACTCGACGGCCCCGTCTGGGGCAGATACTGAAGACCTCCTTGACCACACCCACAGCCCGATCAGGCCGTGCCCAGACTCCAATGAAACAGGAAACAGGCAGTGGCTTTGTGCTACCCCCACCTGGCACCGACCTTGTGTTCTTACGGGAAGGTGCAAGCAGTCCTGTGCAGGTGCCTGGCCCTGCTGCAGCTTCCACAGAAGCCCTGTTGCAG GAGGCCCAGTGCCCTGGCCTGAGTTGGGTTGTGGCCTTACCCCAGGTGAAGCAAGAGAAGGCGGATGCCCAGGAAGACTGGACACCGGGCACAGCCATCCTGACTTCTCCTGTATTGCTGTCTGGCTGCCCCAGCAAGGTGGGG GCAGTAGACCCAGGCCTGCCACCTGTGAAACAAGAGCCACTGGACCCTGAGGAGGACAAGGAGGAAGAGAGCAAGGATGACTCCGCCTCCGACTCGGCaccagaggaggaggcaggaggggctggcaCACCCGTG ATCACCGAGATTTTCAGCCTGGGTGGAACCCGCCTCCGGGACACAGCAGTCTGGTTGCCAAG TCTGCAGGGCAGGCAATCGGGAAGGGAAGATGGATGTAAAGTGTGGGAGACGGAGGACACTTTGGCGCGCACGAGCAAGAGCTGGAACCGGCGAGGATGGCCTAGAACCCATGTCGGTGTCTCAGCACCTCCAACTTCGATGATGTGGGTGTCCTGCAGAAGAAGCTGGTGCCCTTCATCACAGAGTTAA
- the MBD1 gene encoding methyl-CpG-binding domain protein 1 isoform X3, with protein sequence MAEDWLDCPALGPGWKRREVFRKSGATCGRSDTYYQSPTGDRIRSKVELTRYLGPACDLTLFDFKQGILCYPAPKPQSLAVPSRKRKKPSRPAKTRKRQVGPQKGEVRKEAPRDETKADADTAPASLPAPGCCENCGISFSGDGTRRQRLKTLCKDCRAQRIAFNREQRMFKRVGCGECAACRVTEDCGACSTCLLQLPHDVASGLFCKCEQRRCLRIVERSRGCGVCRGCQTREDCGRCRVCLRPPRPGLRRQWRCVQRRCLRHLAHRLRRHHQRCQRRPPLAVAPPAGKRSRRRGGCDSKMAARRRPPRAQPLPPVPPSQPPESPELHPRALAPSPPAEFIYYCVDEDELPYTNRRQNRKCGACAACLRRMDCGHCDFCCDKPKFGGSNQKRQKCRWRQCLQFAMKRLLPSVWAGSEDGAGPPPPYSRRKRPGSTRRPRLGQILKTSLTTPTARSGRAQTPMKQETGSGFVLPPPGTDLVFLREGASSPVQVPGPAAASTEALLQEAQCPGLSWVVALPQVKQEKADAQEDWTPGTAILTSPVLLSGCPSKAVDPGLPPVKQEPLDPEEDKEEESKDDSASDSAPEEEAGGAGTPVITEIFSLGGTRLRDTAVWLPSLQGRQSGREDGCKVWETEDTLARTSKSWNRRGWPRTHVGVSAPPTSMMWVSCRRSWCPSSQS encoded by the exons ATGGCTGAGGACTGGCTGGACTGCCCAGCCTTGGGCCCTGGCTGGAAGCGCCGTGAGGTCTTTCGAAAGTCAGGTGCCACCTGTGGACGCTCAGACACCTATTACCAGAG CCCCACAGGAGACAGGATCCGAAGCAAAGTTGAGCTGACCCGATACCTGGGCCCTGCGTGCGACCTCACCCTCTTCGACTTCAAACAAGGCATTCTGTGTTATCCAGCCCCCAAG CCCCAGTCCTTAGCTGTCCCTAGCAGGAAGCGGAAGAAGCCTTCACGACCAGCCAAGACTCGGAAACGTCAGGTTGGACCCCAGAAGGGTGAGGTCAGGAAGGAGGCCCCAAGAGATGAGACCAAGGCTGATGCCGACACAGCCCCAGCTTCACTCCCTGCTCCTGG GTGCTGTGAGAACTGTGGAATCAGCTTCTCAGGAGATGGTACCCGAAGACAGCGGCTCAAGACATTATGCAAGGACTGCCGAG cACAGAGAATTGCTTTCAACCGGGAGCAAAGGATGTTTAAG CGTGTGGGCTGCGGGGAGTGCGCGGCCTGCCGGGTAACCGAGGACTGCGGGGCCTGCTCCACCTGCCTTCTGCAGTTGCCCCATGATGTGGCCTCGGGGCTGTTCTGCAAGTGTGAGCAGAGACGGTGCCTCCGGATTGTGGAAAGG AGCCGAGGGTGTGGAGTGTGCCGGGGCTGTCAGACCCGAGAGGACTGTGGCCGTTGTCGAGTCTGCCTTCGCCCTCCCCGCCCTGGTCTCAGGCGCCAGTGGAGGTGTGTCCAGCGGCGCTGCTTACGG CACCTTGCCCACCGTCTCCGTCGCCACCATCAGCGATGTCAACGACGCCCTCCCCTagctgtggctccccctgct GGTAAACGTAGCCGCCGCAGAGGAGGCTGTGACTCCAAGATGGCTGCTCGGCGGCGCCCCCCGCGAGCCCAGCCACTGCCTCCAGTTCCCCCATCACAGCCTCCAGAGTCCCCAGAGCTG CACCCCAGAGCCCTGGCCCCCTCGCCACCTGCCGAGTTCATCTATTACTGTGTAGACGAGGACGAGCTA CCTTACACGAATCGTCGGCAGAACCGCAAGTGTGGGGCCTGTGCAGCCTGCCTACGCCGGATGGACTGTGGCCACTGCGACTTCTGCTGTGACAAGCCCAAATTTGGGGGCAGCAACCAGAAGCGTCAGAAGTGTCGTTGGCGCCAATGCCTGCAGTTTGCCATg AAGCGTCTGCTGCCTAGTGTCTGGGCAGGATCTGAGGATGGGGCAGGGCCGCCCCCACCTTACTCTCGTCGAAAGAGACCTGGCTCTACTCGACGGCCCCGTCTGGGGCAGATACTGAAGACCTCCTTGACCACACCCACAGCCCGATCAGGCCGTGCCCAGACTCCAATGAAACAGGAAACAGGCAGTGGCTTTGTGCTACCCCCACCTGGCACCGACCTTGTGTTCTTACGGGAAGGTGCAAGCAGTCCTGTGCAGGTGCCTGGCCCTGCTGCAGCTTCCACAGAAGCCCTGTTGCAG GAGGCCCAGTGCCCTGGCCTGAGTTGGGTTGTGGCCTTACCCCAGGTGAAGCAAGAGAAGGCGGATGCCCAGGAAGACTGGACACCGGGCACAGCCATCCTGACTTCTCCTGTATTGCTGTCTGGCTGCCCCAGCAAG GCAGTAGACCCAGGCCTGCCACCTGTGAAACAAGAGCCACTGGACCCTGAGGAGGACAAGGAGGAAGAGAGCAAGGATGACTCCGCCTCCGACTCGGCaccagaggaggaggcaggaggggctggcaCACCCGTG ATCACCGAGATTTTCAGCCTGGGTGGAACCCGCCTCCGGGACACAGCAGTCTGGTTGCCAAG TCTGCAGGGCAGGCAATCGGGAAGGGAAGATGGATGTAAAGTGTGGGAGACGGAGGACACTTTGGCGCGCACGAGCAAGAGCTGGAACCGGCGAGGATGGCCTAGAACCCATGTCGGTGTCTCAGCACCTCCAACTTCGATGATGTGGGTGTCCTGCAGAAGAAGCTGGTGCCCTTCATCACAGAGTTAA
- the MBD1 gene encoding methyl-CpG-binding domain protein 1 isoform X8, whose protein sequence is MAEDWLDCPALGPGWKRREVFRKSGATCGRSDTYYQSPTGDRIRSKVELTRYLGPACDLTLFDFKQGILCYPAPKPQSLAVPSRKRKKPSRPAKTRKRQVGPQKGEVRKEAPRDETKADADTAPASLPAPGCCENCGISFSGDGTRRQRLKTLCKDCRAQRIAFNREQRMFKRVGCGECAACRVTEDCGACSTCLLQLPHDVASGLFCKCEQRRCLRIVERSRGCGVCRGCQTREDCGRCRVCLRPPRPGLRRQWRCVQRRCLRHLAHRLRRHHQRCQRRPPLAVAPPAGKRSRRRGGCDSKMAARRRPPRAQPLPPVPPSQPPESPELQPYTNRRQNRKCGACAACLRRMDCGHCDFCCDKPKFGGSNQKRQKCRWRQCLQFAMKRLLPSVWAGSEDGAGPPPPYSRRKRPGSTRRPRLGQILKTSLTTPTARSGRAQTPMKQETGSGFVLPPPGTDLVFLREGASSPVQVPGPAAASTEALLQEAQCPGLSWVVALPQVKQEKADAQEDWTPGTAILTSPVLLSGCPSKVGAVDPGLPPVKQEPLDPEEDKEEESKDDSASDSAPEEEAGGAGTPVITEIFSLGGTRLRDTAVWLPSLQGRQSGREDGCKVWETEDTLARTSKSWNRRGWPRTHVGVSAPPTSMMWVSCRRSWCPSSQS, encoded by the exons ATGGCTGAGGACTGGCTGGACTGCCCAGCCTTGGGCCCTGGCTGGAAGCGCCGTGAGGTCTTTCGAAAGTCAGGTGCCACCTGTGGACGCTCAGACACCTATTACCAGAG CCCCACAGGAGACAGGATCCGAAGCAAAGTTGAGCTGACCCGATACCTGGGCCCTGCGTGCGACCTCACCCTCTTCGACTTCAAACAAGGCATTCTGTGTTATCCAGCCCCCAAG CCCCAGTCCTTAGCTGTCCCTAGCAGGAAGCGGAAGAAGCCTTCACGACCAGCCAAGACTCGGAAACGTCAGGTTGGACCCCAGAAGGGTGAGGTCAGGAAGGAGGCCCCAAGAGATGAGACCAAGGCTGATGCCGACACAGCCCCAGCTTCACTCCCTGCTCCTGG GTGCTGTGAGAACTGTGGAATCAGCTTCTCAGGAGATGGTACCCGAAGACAGCGGCTCAAGACATTATGCAAGGACTGCCGAG cACAGAGAATTGCTTTCAACCGGGAGCAAAGGATGTTTAAG CGTGTGGGCTGCGGGGAGTGCGCGGCCTGCCGGGTAACCGAGGACTGCGGGGCCTGCTCCACCTGCCTTCTGCAGTTGCCCCATGATGTGGCCTCGGGGCTGTTCTGCAAGTGTGAGCAGAGACGGTGCCTCCGGATTGTGGAAAGG AGCCGAGGGTGTGGAGTGTGCCGGGGCTGTCAGACCCGAGAGGACTGTGGCCGTTGTCGAGTCTGCCTTCGCCCTCCCCGCCCTGGTCTCAGGCGCCAGTGGAGGTGTGTCCAGCGGCGCTGCTTACGG CACCTTGCCCACCGTCTCCGTCGCCACCATCAGCGATGTCAACGACGCCCTCCCCTagctgtggctccccctgct GGTAAACGTAGCCGCCGCAGAGGAGGCTGTGACTCCAAGATGGCTGCTCGGCGGCGCCCCCCGCGAGCCCAGCCACTGCCTCCAGTTCCCCCATCACAGCCTCCAGAGTCCCCAGAGCTG CAGCCTTACACGAATCGTCGGCAGAACCGCAAGTGTGGGGCCTGTGCAGCCTGCCTACGCCGGATGGACTGTGGCCACTGCGACTTCTGCTGTGACAAGCCCAAATTTGGGGGCAGCAACCAGAAGCGTCAGAAGTGTCGTTGGCGCCAATGCCTGCAGTTTGCCATg AAGCGTCTGCTGCCTAGTGTCTGGGCAGGATCTGAGGATGGGGCAGGGCCGCCCCCACCTTACTCTCGTCGAAAGAGACCTGGCTCTACTCGACGGCCCCGTCTGGGGCAGATACTGAAGACCTCCTTGACCACACCCACAGCCCGATCAGGCCGTGCCCAGACTCCAATGAAACAGGAAACAGGCAGTGGCTTTGTGCTACCCCCACCTGGCACCGACCTTGTGTTCTTACGGGAAGGTGCAAGCAGTCCTGTGCAGGTGCCTGGCCCTGCTGCAGCTTCCACAGAAGCCCTGTTGCAG GAGGCCCAGTGCCCTGGCCTGAGTTGGGTTGTGGCCTTACCCCAGGTGAAGCAAGAGAAGGCGGATGCCCAGGAAGACTGGACACCGGGCACAGCCATCCTGACTTCTCCTGTATTGCTGTCTGGCTGCCCCAGCAAGGTGGGG GCAGTAGACCCAGGCCTGCCACCTGTGAAACAAGAGCCACTGGACCCTGAGGAGGACAAGGAGGAAGAGAGCAAGGATGACTCCGCCTCCGACTCGGCaccagaggaggaggcaggaggggctggcaCACCCGTG ATCACCGAGATTTTCAGCCTGGGTGGAACCCGCCTCCGGGACACAGCAGTCTGGTTGCCAAG TCTGCAGGGCAGGCAATCGGGAAGGGAAGATGGATGTAAAGTGTGGGAGACGGAGGACACTTTGGCGCGCACGAGCAAGAGCTGGAACCGGCGAGGATGGCCTAGAACCCATGTCGGTGTCTCAGCACCTCCAACTTCGATGATGTGGGTGTCCTGCAGAAGAAGCTGGTGCCCTTCATCACAGAGTTAA